The following coding sequences lie in one Xanthomonas hortorum pv. pelargonii genomic window:
- a CDS encoding efflux RND transporter permease subunit, with product MARFFIDRPIFAWVLAIIVMLAGILSIATLPIAQYPSIAPPAVAITANYPGASAQTLEDTVTQVIEQKMKGLDHLSYMASTSESSGAVTITLTFDNGTDPDTAQVQVQNKLSLATPLLPQEVQQQGVTVTKSATNFLNVLAFTSEDGSMSDSDLSDYVAANVQETISRVEGVGDTTLFGSQYAMRVWMDPNKLNNFSLTPVDVRTAIQAQNAQVSAGQLGALPAVANQQLNATITAQTRLKTAEQFENILLRTQSDGAQVRLRDVARIELGSESYNTVGRYNGKPAAGLAIKLATGANALDTVRAIDKSLEGQEKFFPPGMKVQKPYDTTPFVRISIEQVVHTLIEAVVLVFLVMYLFLQNFRATLIPTIAVPVVLLGTFGVLAVFGFTINTLTMFAMVLAIGLLVDDAIVVVENVERVMGEEHLSPKEATRKSMDQISGALVGVALVLAAVFVPMAFFGGSTGVIYRQFSITIVSAMTLSVLVAMILTPALCATLLKPVEKGHGLATTGFFGWFNRVFDRGNNRYQGVVRHMLGKGWGYMLAYAALLALVVFGFMKLPVGFLPDEDQGTLFVLVQLPPGATDARTGEVLKQVEHHFLVGQKDSVAGVFAVSGFSFAGSGQNTGLAFVKLRPWDERTGKGQSVTDVAAKAGAFFAGIRDARVFAFAPPAVSELGNATGFDLMLQDRANLGHEALMQARNQLLAELSQDKRLVAVRPNGQEDTPEFKLEIDSHKAQAMGVSIADINNTFSSAWGSTYVNDFIDKGRVKKVMLQADALYRMNPQDIDRWFVRNSAGTMVPFNAFATASWQSGSPRLERYNSVPSVEILGMALPGAASSGEAMQIVEAAAAKLPPGIGFEWTGLSRQEKSSTGQTGLLYGLSILIVFLCLAALYESWAIPFSVILVVPLGVFGTLLGAMLTWKMNDVYFQVGLLTTIGLASKNAILIVEFAKELHESGKSLIDSALEAARMRLRPILMTSLAFILGVVPLVLGSGAGAGAQHALGTAVIGGMLSGTILAILFVPLFFVLVMGLFKRRPQPTSPAPQPTGH from the coding sequence ATGGCACGTTTCTTTATCGATCGTCCGATCTTCGCCTGGGTGTTGGCCATCATCGTGATGCTGGCCGGCATCCTGTCCATCGCCACACTGCCGATTGCGCAGTACCCCAGCATCGCACCGCCCGCCGTCGCCATCACCGCCAACTACCCGGGCGCCTCGGCGCAGACCCTGGAAGACACCGTCACCCAGGTCATCGAGCAGAAGATGAAGGGGCTGGACCACCTCAGCTACATGGCCTCCACCAGCGAATCCAGCGGTGCGGTGACCATCACCCTGACCTTCGACAACGGCACCGATCCGGACACCGCGCAGGTGCAGGTGCAGAACAAGTTGTCGCTGGCCACCCCGTTGTTGCCGCAGGAAGTGCAGCAGCAGGGCGTGACGGTGACCAAGTCGGCCACCAACTTCCTCAACGTGCTGGCCTTCACTTCCGAAGACGGCAGCATGAGCGATTCGGACCTGTCCGATTACGTGGCGGCCAACGTGCAGGAAACCATCAGCCGCGTCGAAGGCGTGGGTGATACCACCTTGTTCGGCTCGCAGTACGCCATGCGGGTGTGGATGGACCCCAACAAGTTGAATAATTTCAGCCTGACCCCGGTGGATGTGCGCACCGCGATCCAGGCGCAGAACGCGCAGGTCTCGGCGGGTCAGTTGGGCGCGTTGCCGGCGGTGGCCAATCAGCAACTCAATGCCACCATCACTGCGCAAACCCGGCTCAAGACGGCCGAGCAGTTCGAAAACATCCTGCTGCGCACGCAGTCCGATGGCGCGCAGGTGCGGTTGCGCGATGTGGCACGCATCGAACTGGGCAGCGAGAGTTACAACACGGTGGGCCGCTACAACGGCAAGCCGGCGGCCGGTCTGGCGATCAAGCTGGCCACCGGTGCGAACGCACTGGATACCGTGCGCGCCATCGATAAAAGCCTGGAAGGGCAGGAGAAGTTCTTCCCGCCCGGCATGAAGGTGCAAAAGCCGTACGACACCACCCCGTTCGTGCGGATCTCCATCGAGCAGGTGGTGCACACGCTGATCGAAGCGGTGGTACTGGTGTTCCTGGTGATGTATCTGTTTCTGCAGAACTTCCGTGCGACCTTGATCCCTACCATTGCGGTGCCGGTGGTGTTGCTGGGCACGTTCGGCGTGCTGGCGGTGTTCGGTTTCACCATCAATACCCTGACCATGTTCGCGATGGTGCTGGCGATCGGTTTGCTGGTGGACGATGCGATCGTGGTGGTGGAAAACGTCGAGCGCGTGATGGGCGAAGAACATCTGTCGCCCAAGGAAGCCACGCGTAAATCGATGGATCAGATCTCTGGTGCGTTGGTGGGTGTGGCGTTGGTGCTGGCCGCGGTGTTTGTGCCGATGGCGTTCTTCGGTGGCTCCACCGGTGTGATCTATCGGCAGTTCTCGATCACGATTGTCTCGGCCATGACCTTGTCGGTGCTGGTGGCGATGATCCTGACTCCGGCCTTGTGCGCCACCTTGCTCAAGCCGGTGGAAAAAGGCCATGGCCTGGCCACCACCGGTTTCTTCGGCTGGTTCAACCGCGTGTTCGATCGTGGCAACAACCGTTACCAGGGCGTGGTGCGTCACATGCTGGGCAAGGGTTGGGGGTACATGCTTGCCTATGCCGCGCTGCTGGCGTTGGTGGTGTTCGGCTTTATGAAATTGCCAGTGGGGTTTTTGCCGGACGAAGACCAGGGCACGCTGTTCGTGCTGGTGCAGTTGCCGCCCGGTGCCACCGATGCGCGCACCGGTGAGGTGCTCAAGCAGGTGGAACATCACTTTCTGGTCGGCCAGAAGGATTCGGTCGCTGGCGTGTTCGCCGTCTCTGGTTTCAGTTTTGCCGGTAGCGGCCAGAATACCGGCCTGGCGTTCGTCAAGCTGCGGCCGTGGGACGAGCGCACCGGCAAGGGCCAGAGCGTCACCGATGTTGCGGCCAAGGCCGGTGCCTTCTTCGCCGGCATCCGCGATGCCAGGGTGTTCGCGTTCGCACCGCCGGCGGTGTCCGAGTTGGGCAATGCCACCGGCTTCGACCTGATGCTGCAGGACCGCGCCAACCTCGGTCATGAAGCCTTGATGCAGGCGCGCAATCAGTTGCTTGCCGAGTTGTCGCAGGACAAGCGCCTGGTGGCGGTACGCCCGAACGGGCAGGAAGACACGCCCGAGTTCAAGCTGGAGATCGATTCGCACAAGGCGCAGGCCATGGGCGTGTCAATCGCCGACATCAACAACACCTTCTCCAGCGCGTGGGGCAGTACCTACGTCAACGACTTCATCGACAAGGGACGCGTCAAGAAGGTGATGCTGCAGGCCGATGCGCTGTACCGCATGAATCCACAGGACATCGACCGCTGGTTCGTGCGCAACAGCGCCGGCACGATGGTGCCGTTCAACGCCTTCGCCACCGCCAGCTGGCAATCGGGCTCGCCGCGGTTGGAGCGTTACAACAGCGTGCCGTCGGTGGAAATCCTGGGCATGGCGCTGCCCGGCGCGGCATCCAGTGGCGAAGCGATGCAGATCGTGGAAGCGGCGGCCGCCAAATTGCCGCCGGGCATCGGCTTCGAGTGGACTGGTTTGTCGCGGCAGGAAAAATCCTCCACCGGTCAGACCGGCCTGTTGTACGGCCTGTCGATCCTGATCGTGTTCCTGTGCCTGGCCGCGCTGTACGAAAGCTGGGCAATTCCGTTCTCGGTGATTCTGGTGGTGCCGCTGGGTGTGTTCGGCACGCTGCTGGGCGCGATGCTGACCTGGAAAATGAACGATGTGTACTTCCAGGTTGGCCTGCTCACCACGATTGGTCTTGCATCGAAAAACGCGATCCTGATCGTGGAGTTCGCCAAGGAGCTGCATGAAAGCGGCAAGAGCCTGATCGACTCGGCATTGGAAGCAGCACGCATGCGCTTGCGGCCAATCCTGATGACATCGCTGGCCTTCATCCTGGGTGTGGTGCCGTTGGTGCTCGGCAGTGGTGCCGGTGCAGGCGCGCAGCATGCGTTGGGCACAGCAGTGATCGGCGGCATGTTGTCCGGCACGATTTTGGCGATCTTGTTCGTGCCGTTGTTCTTTGTGTTGGTGATGGGCCTGTTCAAGCGCCGACCACAGCCCACTTCACCCGCCCCACAACCGACAGGACACTGA
- a CDS encoding efflux RND transporter periplasmic adaptor subunit — protein MRPHASFRLPVLAAAVAATVLLSACGSPPGGPPPAEGMPEMGVLTVKPQSVTLTTELPGRTVPYLIAEVRPQVGGIVQTRQFTEGGDVKAGQTLYQIDPATYRASYASAQATLAKAQANLRTAKLKAQRYTELVQIKAVSQQEGDDTDAALGQAEADVAAGKASVETARINLAFARMDAPISGRIGRSSVTPGALVTANQATALTTIQQLDPIYIDVTQPSAALLRLRQAMARGDLEKAGDDAAKVSLLLEDGSTYPLQGQLAFSDVTVDQNTGSITLRAVFPNPNAELLPGMYVRAVLQEGIKEQGVLVPQQAVSRNGAGKPTAFVVGADHKLQLRVLDTDREVGDQWLVRSGLKTGEQVVVEGVSRARDGIEVKTVPWQPKGKPATAGDAAGTPSAPTAPRAAN, from the coding sequence GTGCGTCCTCATGCTTCGTTTCGCCTGCCTGTGCTTGCCGCTGCCGTTGCCGCCACCGTTCTGCTGAGTGCCTGCGGCAGCCCGCCTGGAGGTCCGCCGCCGGCCGAGGGCATGCCCGAGATGGGCGTGCTGACCGTCAAACCGCAGTCGGTGACGCTCACCACCGAACTGCCCGGACGCACCGTTCCCTACCTGATCGCCGAAGTTCGCCCGCAAGTGGGCGGCATCGTGCAGACGCGCCAGTTCACCGAGGGCGGCGATGTCAAGGCCGGGCAGACGCTGTACCAGATCGACCCGGCGACCTATCGCGCAAGTTACGCCAGCGCCCAGGCCACCCTGGCCAAGGCGCAGGCCAATCTGCGCACCGCCAAACTCAAGGCCCAGCGCTATACCGAGCTGGTGCAGATCAAGGCGGTCAGCCAGCAGGAGGGCGACGACACCGACGCGGCTCTGGGTCAGGCCGAAGCCGACGTGGCGGCCGGCAAGGCCAGCGTGGAGACCGCGCGCATCAACCTGGCGTTTGCGCGCATGGATGCACCGATCTCCGGCCGCATCGGCCGCTCCAGCGTGACCCCCGGTGCTTTGGTGACCGCCAACCAGGCCACCGCGCTGACCACCATCCAGCAGCTGGACCCGATCTATATCGACGTCACCCAGCCCAGCGCGGCGTTATTGCGGCTCAGGCAGGCGATGGCGCGCGGCGATCTGGAAAAGGCCGGCGACGACGCGGCCAAGGTGTCGCTGCTGCTGGAAGACGGCAGCACCTATCCGCTGCAGGGCCAGCTGGCGTTTTCCGATGTCACCGTCGACCAGAACACCGGCTCGATCACCTTGCGCGCGGTGTTCCCGAACCCGAATGCGGAGTTGTTGCCGGGCATGTATGTGCGCGCGGTGCTGCAGGAGGGCATCAAGGAGCAGGGCGTGCTGGTGCCGCAGCAGGCGGTCTCGCGCAACGGCGCCGGCAAGCCGACCGCGTTCGTGGTCGGTGCCGATCACAAGCTGCAATTGCGCGTGCTGGACACCGACCGCGAAGTCGGCGACCAGTGGCTGGTGCGAAGCGGCCTGAAGACCGGCGAGCAGGTGGTGGTCGAAGGCGTCTCGCGCGCCCGCGACGGCATCGAGGTCAAGACTGTGCCGTGGCAGCCCAAGGGCAAGCCCGCGACTGCTGGTGATGCAGCCGGCACTCCTTCCGCCCCGACCGCACCGCGTGCGGCCAACTGA
- a CDS encoding TetR/AcrR family transcriptional regulator produces MRVRTEEKRDAIVQAASEVFLELGFEGASMSQIAARVGGSKRTLYGYFPSKEELFVAFAKDMSDRYFDPLLSALSQSSGPVAEALQRFGEDVLTFLCATPNITSWQTIIGVSGRSDVGALFFSAGQQEGMQRFAEYLQTQVDCGLLRCDDTLLAAHQFAALLEAETLMPCLFGALKDPSPEYLRDATQRAVELFLAGYGCKNTAA; encoded by the coding sequence ATGCGGGTCAGAACCGAAGAAAAACGCGACGCCATCGTGCAGGCGGCCAGCGAGGTCTTCCTCGAGCTGGGCTTTGAAGGCGCCTCGATGTCGCAGATCGCCGCCCGCGTGGGCGGCTCCAAGCGCACGCTGTACGGCTACTTCCCGTCCAAGGAAGAGCTGTTCGTGGCGTTTGCCAAGGACATGTCCGACCGCTATTTCGACCCGCTGCTGAGTGCGCTTTCGCAAAGCAGCGGCCCCGTTGCCGAGGCACTGCAGCGCTTCGGCGAGGACGTGCTCACCTTCTTGTGCGCAACGCCCAACATCACCAGTTGGCAGACCATCATCGGGGTATCCGGCAGATCAGACGTCGGCGCGCTGTTTTTCAGCGCCGGTCAACAAGAAGGCATGCAGCGCTTCGCCGAATACCTGCAGACACAAGTGGACTGCGGACTGCTCCGCTGCGACGACACCCTGCTTGCCGCCCACCAGTTCGCCGCCCTGCTCGAAGCCGAAACCCTAATGCCCTGCCTGTTCGGCGCACTCAAGGATCCCTCACCGGAGTATCTCCGCGATGCGACGCAGCGCGCAGTGGAGCTGTTTCTGGCGGGCTATGGATGCAAGAACACCGCGGCGTGA
- a CDS encoding transcriptional repressor translates to MKTNEHACTAPHHHVDDANGFVRAVERACTERGLRLTPIRANVLRLIADAGKPVKAYELLDWVREGKGVGADAPPTVYRALDFLMANGFVHKLESVNAFVACHHPNSAQHSVPFLICDRCHSAVELEDRDVVSQLEARAKALGFQPQAQTLEVHGLCAKCAVAE, encoded by the coding sequence ATGAAGACCAACGAACACGCCTGCACTGCACCGCATCACCACGTTGACGACGCCAATGGCTTCGTGCGCGCGGTGGAGCGCGCGTGCACCGAGCGCGGCCTGCGGCTGACGCCGATCCGCGCCAACGTGCTGCGGCTGATCGCCGACGCCGGCAAGCCGGTCAAGGCCTACGAGCTGTTGGACTGGGTGCGCGAAGGCAAGGGCGTCGGCGCCGACGCGCCGCCCACGGTGTACCGCGCGCTGGATTTTCTGATGGCCAATGGCTTCGTGCACAAGCTCGAATCGGTCAACGCCTTCGTCGCCTGCCACCACCCCAACAGCGCCCAGCACTCGGTGCCGTTCCTGATCTGCGACCGCTGCCATAGCGCGGTGGAGCTGGAAGACCGCGACGTGGTCTCGCAACTGGAAGCCCGCGCCAAGGCACTGGGTTTTCAGCCGCAGGCGCAGACGCTGGAAGTGCATGGCTTGTGCGCCAAGTGCGCGGTGGCCGAGTAA
- the gltX gene encoding glutamate--tRNA ligase — protein MTCRTRFAPSPTGYLHIGGARTALYCWLEARHRGGQFVLRIEDTDRERSTQEAIDAILEAMEWLGLGYDEGPIYQTQRVARYQEVAEQLLARGKAYYAYETRAELDAMREVAMAKQEKPRYNGAAREQNLPYRDDPNRVIRFKNPIGGTVVFDDLIKGVIEIANSELDDMVIFRPDGFPTYNFAVVVDDWDMGITEVIRGDDHINNTPRQINIYEALGAPVPKFAHMPMILDEQGAKLSKRTGAADVMQYRDAGYLPHALINYLARLGWSHGDQELFTQQELLDLFDVKDVNSKAARLDMAKLGWVNQHYLKTDDPASIAPQLEYQLAKLGIDVAAGPAAADVVVALRERVQTLKEMAEKAVVWYQPLETYDEAAVIKHLKLGAEVPLGKARELLAGVSEWSVESVSAALHDAAAALELGMGKVAQPLRVAITGTQVSPDISQTVYLAGREGALKRIDAALIKIGAG, from the coding sequence ATGACCTGCCGCACCCGTTTTGCTCCCAGCCCCACCGGTTACCTGCACATCGGCGGCGCCCGTACCGCCCTGTATTGCTGGCTGGAGGCACGCCACCGCGGCGGGCAGTTCGTGCTGCGCATCGAAGACACCGACCGTGAGCGCAGCACCCAGGAGGCGATCGACGCCATCCTGGAGGCGATGGAATGGCTGGGCCTGGGCTACGACGAAGGCCCGATCTACCAGACCCAGCGCGTGGCCCGCTATCAGGAGGTCGCCGAGCAGCTGCTGGCGCGGGGCAAGGCATATTACGCCTACGAAACCCGCGCCGAGCTCGACGCCATGCGCGAGGTCGCGATGGCCAAGCAGGAAAAACCGCGCTACAACGGCGCCGCCCGCGAGCAGAACTTGCCGTACCGCGACGACCCCAACCGAGTCATCCGCTTCAAGAATCCCATCGGCGGCACGGTGGTGTTCGACGACCTGATCAAGGGCGTCATCGAGATCGCCAACAGCGAGCTCGACGACATGGTGATCTTCCGCCCGGACGGCTTTCCCACCTACAACTTCGCGGTGGTGGTGGACGACTGGGACATGGGCATCACCGAGGTGATCCGCGGCGACGACCACATCAACAACACCCCGCGCCAGATCAACATCTATGAAGCATTGGGCGCGCCGGTGCCCAAGTTCGCGCACATGCCGATGATCCTGGACGAGCAGGGCGCCAAGCTGTCCAAGCGCACCGGCGCGGCCGACGTGATGCAGTACAGGGATGCCGGCTATCTGCCGCATGCGTTGATCAATTATCTTGCGCGTCTGGGCTGGTCGCACGGCGACCAGGAGTTGTTCACCCAGCAGGAATTGCTCGACCTGTTCGACGTCAAGGACGTCAATTCCAAGGCTGCGCGGCTGGACATGGCCAAGCTGGGCTGGGTCAATCAGCATTACCTCAAAACCGACGACCCGGCCAGCATCGCCCCGCAGCTGGAATACCAGCTGGCCAAGCTCGGCATCGATGTCGCTGCCGGCCCGGCCGCCGCCGATGTGGTGGTGGCATTGCGCGAGCGCGTGCAGACCTTGAAGGAAATGGCCGAAAAAGCCGTGGTCTGGTACCAGCCGCTGGAAACCTATGACGAAGCTGCGGTGATCAAGCACCTGAAGCTAGGCGCCGAAGTGCCGCTGGGCAAGGCGCGCGAACTGCTGGCCGGCGTCAGCGAATGGAGTGTGGAAAGTGTCTCGGCCGCGCTGCACGATGCGGCCGCCGCGCTGGAACTGGGCATGGGCAAGGTCGCCCAGCCCCTGCGCGTGGCCATCACCGGCACCCAGGTCAGCCCGGACATTTCGCAGACGGTGTACCTGGCCGGACGTGAGGGCGCCTTGAAACGCATCGATGCGGCACTCATCAAGATAGGAGCGGGCTGA
- a CDS encoding DUF3616 domain-containing protein gives MAKKILIPHSVRLEFAPGALVHSNLSGAAFTDDWLWVAGDEACAVDRLRKLDPVQRETLRFGQGQSFALADLLGLPGEAAEEADLEGMALSDGFLWVIGSHGLKRKNAKRSRDDAENAKRLTKLKLDANRRLLACLPIERDADGTPRLVREAADGRRALRLKGDAKHNQLTDLLAEDPHFGPFLKIPGKDNGFDIEGIVVDGQRLLLGLRGPVLRGWSAMLEIRVEAHGDHLRLAPLDEDGTLLRKHFLQLGGLGIRDLHYSGDDLYLLAGPTMVLNGEIRLFKWPDARAALAANQAPVRFQHDLLESAVLPHGTDSDRAEAICNLPKHLAGNTPSWLVLYDAPGPARSGGDCVVYGDLLRNR, from the coding sequence ATGGCCAAGAAAATCCTGATTCCGCACAGCGTCCGGCTCGAATTCGCGCCCGGCGCGTTGGTGCACAGCAATCTGTCCGGCGCGGCCTTCACCGACGACTGGCTGTGGGTGGCCGGCGACGAAGCCTGCGCGGTGGATCGGCTGCGCAAGCTCGATCCCGTGCAGCGCGAGACGCTGCGCTTCGGCCAAGGGCAGAGCTTTGCGCTGGCCGATTTGCTGGGTCTGCCGGGCGAGGCGGCCGAGGAGGCGGATCTGGAAGGCATGGCGCTGTCGGATGGATTTCTGTGGGTGATCGGCTCGCATGGCCTCAAGCGCAAAAATGCCAAACGCAGCCGCGACGATGCCGAAAACGCCAAGCGCCTGACCAAGCTCAAACTCGATGCCAACCGCCGCCTGCTGGCCTGTCTGCCGATCGAACGCGATGCCGACGGCACCCCGCGACTGGTGCGCGAAGCCGCCGACGGCCGTCGCGCGCTGCGACTCAAGGGCGATGCCAAACACAACCAGCTCACCGACCTGCTGGCCGAAGACCCGCATTTCGGCCCGTTTCTGAAGATCCCGGGCAAGGACAACGGCTTCGATATCGAAGGCATCGTGGTGGACGGCCAACGGCTGCTGCTGGGCCTGCGTGGGCCGGTGCTGCGCGGCTGGTCGGCAATGCTGGAGATTCGGGTCGAAGCGCATGGCGACCATCTGCGCCTGGCGCCGCTGGACGAAGACGGCACGCTGTTGCGCAAGCACTTCCTGCAACTGGGCGGGCTGGGCATCCGCGACCTGCATTATTCCGGCGACGATCTGTACCTGTTGGCCGGGCCGACCATGGTGCTGAACGGCGAAATCCGCCTGTTCAAATGGCCGGACGCGCGCGCAGCGCTGGCCGCCAACCAGGCACCGGTGCGCTTTCAGCACGACCTGCTGGAATCGGCGGTGCTGCCGCATGGCACCGACAGCGACCGTGCCGAGGCGATCTGCAACCTTCCCAAACACCTGGCCGGCAACACGCCCAGTTGGCTAGTGCTGTACGACGCACCAGGCCCGGCGCGCAGCGGTGGCGATTGCGTGGTTTACGGCGACCTGCTGCGCAACCGCTGA
- a CDS encoding carbon-nitrogen hydrolase family protein: MKIAVAKYPIGKPADFAAFAARQSALVSEAAAAGARVLVLPEYLALELGATFGTQVSAGLPESLAAIQALRAPWLELFAGLARQHQVHLIAGSFLLDLGQGRYRNRSDWFTPEGRHGWQDKLQLTGFEKATGLIDPGDALKVFELDGVRAAIAICYDSEFPLPVRAQYEAGARLLIVPSCTDTAAGAMRVRIGCLARALENRVFVAQSVTAGDAPWSPALDVNTGEAAVFAPMDVGFPADGVLAQTHGDAVWAYAELDFDAFEASRAHAQVANDRDWHGQLAAHVARAKLAAFD; encoded by the coding sequence ATGAAAATCGCCGTCGCCAAATACCCGATCGGCAAACCCGCCGATTTCGCTGCGTTCGCCGCGCGTCAATCCGCGTTGGTGAGTGAGGCCGCCGCTGCCGGCGCACGTGTGTTGGTACTGCCGGAATATCTGGCGCTGGAGTTGGGCGCAACCTTCGGCACGCAGGTTTCTGCCGGTTTGCCGGAGTCGCTGGCGGCGATCCAGGCGCTGCGTGCGCCGTGGCTGGAGCTGTTTGCCGGATTGGCGCGCCAGCATCAGGTACATCTGATTGCCGGCAGTTTTCTGCTGGACCTGGGCCAGGGCCGCTACCGCAATCGCAGCGACTGGTTTACTCCCGAGGGCCGGCACGGCTGGCAGGACAAACTGCAGCTCACCGGCTTCGAAAAGGCCACCGGGTTGATCGATCCCGGCGATGCGCTGAAGGTGTTCGAGCTGGATGGCGTGCGCGCGGCGATCGCGATCTGCTACGACAGCGAATTTCCGCTGCCGGTGCGTGCGCAATACGAAGCAGGTGCGCGGCTGTTGATCGTGCCCAGCTGCACCGACACCGCCGCCGGCGCGATGCGGGTGCGCATCGGCTGCCTGGCGCGCGCGCTGGAAAATCGTGTGTTCGTCGCGCAATCGGTCACCGCCGGCGATGCGCCGTGGAGCCCGGCGCTGGACGTCAATACCGGCGAAGCGGCGGTGTTCGCGCCGATGGATGTCGGCTTCCCGGCCGATGGCGTGCTGGCACAAACGCACGGCGATGCGGTGTGGGCCTATGCGGAGCTGGACTTCGACGCCTTCGAAGCCAGCCGCGCGCACGCGCAGGTCGCCAACGACCGCGATTGGCACGGGCAGTTGGCCGCTCACGTGGCGCGTGCCAAGCTGGCCGCGTTCGACTGA